From one Candidatus Parcubacteria bacterium genomic stretch:
- a CDS encoding UDP-N-acetylmuramate--L-alanine ligase has protein sequence MEESLTQAKRIHLIGIGGIGISALARLLHHEGRVISGTEDNESAATLDELRAQGVSISLDLDPKALPSADCYIYSDAWLTKHPAVLEEARSRGVPTLSYFEALGKATRGYYLFAVAGTHGKTTTTAMLTDILEEAKLDPTAVVGSLRVKTKSNFRPGGGKYFVVEADEYMRHFLYFSPQVLVITNIDRDHLDYYRDLEDIQSAFRELALKVPEDGFVVCDTANPHLFPVIEGLRATVVNYAEAGEIPQLKLPGKHNIANAKAALSAARTVGVKDDVVLPALASFEGTARRFEYKGETPAGAFVYDDYAHNPPKVRAALEGTREKYPDRRIVAVFQPHLYSRTRLLLPEFAESFGDANEVIVLPIYAAREQDDGSTSSEMLADELGKRGVKVSPLSFIEAEEYLKSTLGPSDLVLTLGAGEAHKVGEAILS, from the coding sequence GTGGAAGAATCTCTCACACAGGCGAAGCGGATACACCTCATTGGCATCGGAGGGATCGGTATCTCCGCGCTCGCACGGCTCCTGCATCACGAGGGTCGTGTGATCTCCGGCACGGAGGATAACGAAAGCGCGGCGACGCTTGATGAGCTCCGTGCTCAGGGAGTCTCCATCTCCCTTGACCTAGATCCCAAGGCGCTCCCTTCCGCCGATTGCTACATATATAGCGACGCCTGGCTCACCAAGCATCCGGCGGTGCTTGAAGAAGCGCGCTCGCGCGGCGTGCCCACGCTCTCATATTTCGAAGCCCTTGGGAAAGCGACCCGTGGGTATTACCTCTTTGCCGTCGCGGGTACTCACGGCAAGACGACCACGACTGCCATGCTTACCGATATATTGGAGGAGGCAAAGCTTGATCCTACGGCAGTTGTGGGATCGCTGCGCGTCAAGACCAAGAGTAATTTCCGCCCAGGCGGTGGAAAATATTTCGTGGTGGAGGCGGACGAATACATGAGGCACTTCCTCTACTTCTCTCCGCAGGTGCTGGTCATCACCAACATTGATCGGGATCACCTCGATTACTACAGGGATCTTGAAGATATCCAGAGCGCCTTCCGCGAACTTGCGCTCAAAGTGCCTGAAGACGGCTTCGTCGTCTGCGATACGGCGAACCCCCATCTGTTTCCTGTCATTGAGGGGCTCAGGGCTACGGTCGTCAATTATGCTGAAGCGGGGGAAATCCCGCAGCTCAAGCTCCCAGGCAAACACAATATCGCGAATGCTAAGGCTGCACTCTCTGCCGCGCGAACTGTAGGAGTGAAAGACGATGTGGTATTGCCCGCACTCGCTTCCTTTGAAGGTACCGCACGGCGCTTCGAGTATAAGGGTGAGACTCCTGCGGGAGCCTTTGTCTATGACGATTACGCGCACAACCCTCCTAAGGTACGAGCGGCGCTCGAAGGTACGCGGGAGAAGTATCCGGATCGCCGCATTGTGGCGGTCTTCCAGCCGCACCTCTATAGCCGTACGCGGCTCCTGCTTCCGGAATTCGCGGAGAGCTTCGGGGATGCCAACGAAGTGATTGTGCTCCCGATCTATGCCGCGCGCGAGCAGGATGACGGGTCCACCTCTTCCGAGATGCTCGCTGACGAACTCGGAAAGCGCGGAGTCAAAGTTTCTCCGCTTTCCTTCATTGAAGCGGAAGAATATCTCAAGAGCACGCTTGGTCCCTCTGATCTTGTACTTACGCTTGGCGCTGGCGAGGCGCACAAGGTAGGTGAAGCTATACTTTCATAA
- the murD gene encoding UDP-N-acetylmuramoyl-L-alanine--D-glutamate ligase produces the protein MNPADYKSFFKGKRITLMGLGLLGRGAGDAEFLAKCGAVLTVTDLKSEEELRPSLTKLKKYKDIRYVLGKHDIADFHNVDLVVKNAGVPLHSPYIAEAHAQGIPVEMSASLFARFAPGPIVGVTGTRGKSTITHLVYEMLKASGKKVHLGGNVRGVSTLGLLPKVKPGDITVLELDSWQLQGFGEARISPQVAVFSNLLEDHRNYYKSDPEQYFKDKAQIFLHQDKGGVLVAGRGIAKQIRTIVKEHEWKGKLILPSELPPSFKLAIPGEHNRENAALAVEAVRALGVPENVMRETLANFIGLPGRLEFVREVRGVKVYNDTNATTPDATRAALAALAPQKPILIMGGADKELDMSKLLLVLPKHTKKIILLPGTGTDKLVLSAVLEKKVVRVTNLSGAIREAFDATEKGDVILFSPAFASFGLFQNEYDRGEKFLKLIRALK, from the coding sequence ATGAATCCTGCGGACTATAAATCGTTTTTCAAAGGGAAGCGCATTACCCTCATGGGCCTAGGCCTTCTCGGCCGCGGTGCAGGGGATGCTGAGTTCCTGGCCAAGTGCGGAGCTGTGCTCACGGTGACCGATCTCAAGAGCGAGGAGGAACTTCGCCCTTCGCTTACGAAGCTCAAGAAATACAAAGACATCCGCTATGTCCTGGGGAAGCATGATATCGCAGATTTTCATAACGTTGATTTGGTGGTGAAGAATGCCGGTGTGCCGCTCCATTCTCCCTACATCGCGGAAGCGCATGCGCAGGGGATACCAGTGGAGATGAGTGCCTCACTCTTCGCGCGCTTTGCACCAGGGCCGATCGTGGGTGTCACCGGCACTCGCGGAAAATCCACCATCACGCATCTGGTGTATGAGATGCTCAAGGCCTCAGGAAAAAAAGTGCACCTCGGCGGCAATGTCCGTGGCGTCTCTACTCTGGGTCTTTTACCCAAGGTGAAGCCGGGCGATATTACCGTCCTTGAGCTCGACTCCTGGCAGCTCCAGGGCTTTGGCGAAGCCAGGATCTCTCCCCAGGTCGCCGTCTTCAGCAATCTGCTCGAGGATCACCGCAACTACTACAAGAGCGACCCGGAGCAATATTTCAAGGACAAGGCGCAGATCTTCCTGCATCAGGATAAAGGGGGTGTACTGGTGGCGGGCCGCGGGATTGCCAAGCAGATCCGTACCATCGTTAAGGAGCATGAGTGGAAGGGGAAGCTGATCCTTCCTTCGGAGCTACCGCCTTCCTTCAAACTCGCTATTCCCGGGGAGCACAACCGGGAGAACGCAGCGCTTGCTGTGGAAGCTGTCCGCGCGCTCGGCGTGCCGGAGAATGTGATGCGAGAGACGCTGGCTAATTTCATCGGTCTTCCGGGACGCCTCGAATTCGTGCGCGAGGTGCGCGGGGTCAAAGTGTACAACGACACCAACGCCACTACGCCGGATGCGACTCGTGCAGCGCTCGCCGCTCTCGCCCCACAGAAACCCATCCTCATCATGGGCGGGGCGGACAAGGAGCTCGATATGAGTAAGCTCCTCTTGGTCCTGCCGAAGCATACGAAGAAGATAATCCTCCTGCCGGGAACGGGGACGGATAAGCTGGTGCTTTCTGCGGTGCTTGAAAAGAAGGTTGTGCGAGTAACCAATCTCTCGGGGGCGATACGCGAAGCCTTCGATGCCACTGAGAAGGGGGACGTCATCCTCTTCAGTCCGGCTTTTGCGTCCTTCGGTCTCTTCCAGAATGAATACGATAGGGGAGAGAAGTTCCTGAAGCTCATCAGGGCGCTCAAGTAG
- a CDS encoding MFS transporter, translating to MQKRILPVIFGTLLLDMIGIGMIIPIIPIIFTDPASSHFILQGYSQSAQFLIAGLVTALFGLMQFIAAPLLGELSDVYGRKRLLITGVAVLALSQLLFGFGVETASLALLIVSRIVAGIAGANFSIAQATIADVTEPKDRAKNFGLTGAAFGIGFILGPLLGGLIAGYFHSASAPFWFAGALGILNVLFLYFFLPETRRTPAAEKRSFHILKGIQNIKAAFDDHDARPVYLSSFLYMAGFAFFTSFISILLVNRFGFDEKGVGTFFAVTGFWIVFTQLVILRILSGKFAERKILKVSIFSVAAMLALYPFMPEALYLFVLMPFFAIPQGLTMANMSALVSKSVSADRQGAALGINGSLMALAQGVIPVAAGLGGGFLGLNAPFLAGSALIFLSWGILFVFMRRN from the coding sequence ATGCAAAAAAGAATCCTCCCCGTTATCTTCGGCACGCTGCTTCTCGACATGATCGGTATCGGGATGATCATTCCCATTATTCCGATCATCTTCACCGATCCAGCTTCTTCGCACTTTATTCTGCAGGGCTATTCGCAGAGTGCGCAGTTTCTCATTGCAGGGCTCGTGACTGCTTTGTTCGGATTGATGCAATTCATCGCAGCGCCGCTCTTAGGCGAGCTCTCTGACGTCTATGGCCGCAAGCGACTCCTTATTACCGGCGTCGCGGTCCTTGCGCTTTCTCAGCTTCTCTTTGGTTTCGGCGTCGAGACAGCTTCGCTCGCACTCCTCATCGTGAGCCGTATCGTGGCGGGTATCGCGGGGGCGAACTTCAGCATCGCGCAGGCGACGATCGCGGACGTGACCGAACCCAAGGATCGGGCCAAGAACTTCGGGCTCACCGGGGCTGCTTTCGGCATCGGCTTCATCCTCGGTCCGCTCCTCGGGGGATTGATCGCTGGGTATTTTCATAGCGCGTCTGCGCCGTTCTGGTTTGCAGGAGCGCTCGGCATCCTCAACGTCCTCTTCCTGTATTTCTTCCTGCCGGAGACACGCCGCACTCCTGCTGCTGAGAAGCGCAGTTTCCACATTCTGAAGGGGATTCAGAATATAAAGGCGGCGTTCGATGATCACGATGCCCGGCCAGTATATCTCTCGAGCTTTCTCTATATGGCGGGCTTCGCTTTCTTCACTTCCTTCATCTCCATCCTCTTGGTAAACCGCTTTGGCTTCGATGAGAAAGGTGTCGGCACCTTCTTTGCTGTTACTGGCTTCTGGATCGTCTTCACTCAGCTCGTGATCCTGCGTATCCTCTCCGGAAAATTTGCAGAGAGGAAGATCCTGAAAGTGAGTATTTTCTCAGTAGCGGCTATGCTCGCGCTTTATCCCTTCATGCCCGAAGCACTCTACCTCTTCGTGCTCATGCCGTTCTTCGCTATCCCGCAAGGTCTCACTATGGCCAACATGAGCGCGCTCGTCTCAAAGAGCGTCTCTGCGGACCGGCAGGGAGCAGCACTCGGCATCAATGGCTCCCTCATGGCGCTCGCTCAGGGAGTGATCCCGGTGGCCGCCGGTCTTGGCGGTGGATTCCTCGGCTTGAACGCTCCGTTCCTCGCGGGTTCCGCCCTCATTTTCCTCTCTTGGGGTATCCTCTTCGTGTTCATGCGACGAAATTAA
- a CDS encoding disulfide bond formation protein B codes for MAENAALITTILSFATVVADIALVAVFAGMLFGKYPQDYLPASLVRPMLLWGALIALFSFVLSLYYSEIVGFEPCTLCWWQRIFIYPQVVLFFIAWLRRDNGIWRYTLPLSVFGLFFAGAHWLLQTFNLSLLPCAANGPDCSKIYFQEFGYVTFPVMAISALLMLLAVSLVSRSFESRG; via the coding sequence ATGGCAGAGAACGCAGCTCTCATCACCACGATCCTCTCTTTCGCTACTGTTGTGGCGGACATCGCGCTTGTCGCAGTATTTGCGGGGATGCTATTCGGGAAATATCCGCAGGATTATCTGCCTGCCTCGCTCGTGCGGCCCATGCTCCTCTGGGGGGCACTCATCGCTCTCTTCTCCTTCGTCTTGAGTCTCTACTATTCAGAGATCGTCGGTTTCGAGCCATGCACGCTCTGCTGGTGGCAGCGCATCTTCATCTATCCGCAGGTGGTCCTCTTCTTCATTGCCTGGCTTCGGAGAGATAACGGGATCTGGCGCTACACGCTCCCGCTCTCCGTTTTCGGCCTCTTCTTCGCTGGGGCGCACTGGCTTCTCCAGACCTTCAATCTCTCTCTGCTTCCGTGTGCTGCGAATGGCCCCGATTGCTCCAAGATCTATTTCCAGGAATTCGGTTACGTGACCTTCCCGGTGATGGCAATCAGCGCGCTTCTGATGTTGCTTGCTGTTTCTCTCGTTTCTCGTTCTTTTGAAAGTCGGGGCTAG
- a CDS encoding NUDIX hydrolase, whose protein sequence is MKEGEEHFVGKVSCKGVLVSPNGKVVVCRNAHDQDFWDLPGGVLNAGETLEIGLAREIREEIGVEPTIGEVIWAGTFIKRKTGLQTVAIAFRGSLDESTQFSFDDGEIAEVRWIGKEDLKEITLFPEYHKILENFFA, encoded by the coding sequence ATGAAAGAAGGAGAAGAGCATTTTGTTGGCAAGGTATCGTGCAAAGGGGTCTTGGTTTCTCCGAACGGGAAAGTAGTGGTCTGTCGGAACGCGCATGACCAGGATTTCTGGGATCTTCCTGGGGGAGTCTTGAATGCGGGGGAGACTTTGGAGATTGGCCTAGCTCGGGAGATCCGCGAGGAGATAGGGGTAGAACCCACCATAGGGGAAGTAATCTGGGCAGGGACTTTCATCAAGCGAAAGACCGGTCTTCAAACTGTGGCGATTGCCTTCCGAGGTTCTCTGGATGAAAGCACTCAGTTTTCTTTTGACGATGGGGAGATTGCTGAGGTTCGCTGGATAGGGAAGGAAGATCTTAAGGAAATCACGCTTTTTCCTGAATATCACAAGATCTTGGAGAATTTTTTCGCTTAA
- a CDS encoding type III PLP-dependent enzyme: MDHPPQKEYETEVVEYPWIPSTTKNRQQKKSLKSSPIAAPDKLSRLIAEQNPQTPFLAVDLDVIAANYRSLRTNLPKAEVFYAVKANPEPEVVRLLVGLGSSFDVASPAEIELVLGAGAEANQVSYGNTIKKERDIAFAYEQGVRLFAFDSEEELLKIARVAPRSKVFCRILTSNEGAEWPLSRKFGCEISMARDLLIKAQELGLEPHGVSFHVGSQQTRLDQWDTPLREASELFTSLKEAGITLSMVNIGGGLPAHYQNDIEPVEAYAAAISDAMTKSFRTEQPQMIIEPGRSLVGDSGTIETEIVLISKKSYTDDVRWVYLDIGKFGGLAETHDEAIKYRIEVIGRSGPTAPVILAGPSCDSVDILYEKFQYQLPLSMRVGDRIRIHATGAYTSSYSSVGFNGFAPLPTYCI, encoded by the coding sequence ATGGATCACCCCCCACAGAAGGAATACGAGACGGAGGTCGTCGAGTACCCTTGGATACCAAGCACTACTAAGAACCGCCAGCAGAAAAAAAGCCTCAAAAGCTCCCCTATCGCCGCGCCGGATAAACTGTCACGACTGATCGCAGAGCAGAATCCCCAGACGCCCTTCCTGGCTGTCGACCTGGATGTCATCGCCGCCAACTACAGATCCCTCCGCACCAACCTGCCGAAAGCGGAGGTCTTTTACGCAGTGAAAGCCAACCCAGAGCCAGAGGTGGTCCGTCTCCTCGTAGGACTCGGCTCCTCCTTCGACGTCGCGAGCCCTGCCGAGATAGAGCTCGTCCTCGGAGCCGGCGCAGAGGCGAACCAGGTCTCCTACGGCAACACCATCAAGAAGGAGCGCGATATCGCCTTCGCCTACGAGCAAGGCGTCCGCCTCTTCGCCTTCGATTCCGAAGAGGAACTCCTGAAGATCGCGCGAGTGGCCCCGAGATCCAAAGTCTTTTGTCGGATACTCACCAGCAATGAAGGCGCAGAGTGGCCGCTCTCACGCAAATTCGGCTGCGAGATAAGTATGGCCCGCGATCTCCTCATCAAAGCGCAGGAACTCGGCTTAGAGCCGCACGGAGTTTCCTTCCACGTAGGCTCACAGCAGACTCGTCTGGATCAGTGGGATACGCCACTCCGCGAAGCCTCTGAACTATTCACCTCGCTCAAAGAGGCTGGTATCACCCTCTCCATGGTCAACATCGGCGGAGGACTCCCTGCACACTACCAGAACGACATCGAACCAGTAGAGGCCTATGCCGCCGCGATCTCTGATGCGATGACGAAGTCTTTCAGGACAGAGCAGCCGCAGATGATCATCGAGCCAGGTCGCTCGCTCGTCGGCGACTCCGGCACTATCGAGACAGAGATCGTCCTTATATCTAAGAAGTCCTACACAGACGATGTCCGCTGGGTCTACCTCGATATCGGAAAATTCGGGGGTCTCGCCGAGACGCACGACGAAGCCATCAAATACCGCATCGAAGTGATCGGGCGCAGCGGCCCCACCGCCCCCGTGATCCTCGCCGGTCCCTCCTGCGATTCCGTAGATATCCTCTACGAGAAGTTCCAGTATCAGCTGCCGCTCTCGATGAGGGTGGGTGACCGCATCCGCATCCATGCGACCGGTGCATATACCTCGAGCTATTCCTCCGTCGGCTTCAACGGCTTTGCGCCGCTGCCCACCTATTGCATCTAG
- the secF gene encoding protein translocase subunit SecF, translating into MFIVKHRAAFYLLSVLLLVASLSAVAVFGLNFGIDFKGGSIMEVEYAAERPDIEVIKLDLDVNPAFRGYSVRPTGEQGFILRTPFLEGSGHADALTVLSRGGTVPLTETRFDAIGPTVGKELRTKALFSILLVILAIVLFIAFAFRKVSAPVSSWKYGLMAVVGLAHDVIIPVGLFAVLGHYTGAEVDTLFVTALLVILGFSIHDTIVVFDRVRENLRRNSEKGIRETFEETVGKSISQTFARSINTSLTTVLALVALYVFGSHSTQHFSLALLVGIIAGTYSSIFIASPLLVTAEVWQRRK; encoded by the coding sequence ATGTTCATCGTTAAACACCGCGCAGCCTTCTACCTCCTCTCGGTGCTCCTCCTCGTCGCTTCGCTCTCTGCGGTGGCGGTCTTCGGGCTCAACTTCGGCATCGATTTTAAAGGCGGTTCCATCATGGAGGTGGAATATGCCGCCGAGCGTCCGGATATCGAGGTGATCAAGCTCGATCTCGATGTGAACCCCGCTTTCCGCGGCTACTCAGTGCGCCCGACGGGTGAGCAGGGCTTCATCTTGCGCACTCCTTTCCTGGAGGGTAGCGGCCACGCGGATGCCCTGACGGTCCTTTCTCGTGGGGGCACGGTGCCGCTCACGGAGACGCGTTTTGATGCTATCGGGCCTACCGTGGGCAAGGAGCTTCGCACTAAGGCGCTCTTCTCTATCCTGCTCGTGATCCTCGCTATCGTGCTCTTTATCGCTTTCGCCTTCCGCAAGGTCTCTGCACCTGTCTCTTCTTGGAAGTACGGCCTCATGGCGGTGGTGGGCCTCGCGCACGACGTGATCATCCCAGTCGGCCTCTTCGCCGTCCTCGGCCACTACACGGGTGCAGAAGTGGATACACTCTTCGTGACTGCGCTCCTCGTGATCCTCGGTTTCTCCATCCACGACACCATCGTGGTCTTCGACCGCGTGCGTGAGAATCTGCGTCGTAACTCCGAGAAGGGTATCCGGGAGACCTTCGAGGAGACGGTGGGGAAGAGTATCTCCCAGACCTTCGCTCGCTCTATCAATACCTCCCTCACCACCGTCCTTGCACTCGTGGCGCTCTATGTCTTCGGTAGCCACTCTACCCAGCACTTCTCGCTCGCCCTCCTCGTGGGTATCATCGCAGGTACCTACTCTTCGATCTTCATCGCGTCGCCTCTCTTGGTGACTGCGGAAGTGTGGCAGCGGAGGAAGTAG